A stretch of the Vitis vinifera cultivar Pinot Noir 40024 chromosome 16, ASM3070453v1 genome encodes the following:
- the LOC100257919 gene encoding cinnamoyl-CoA reductase-like SNL6 → MAPSSLPDEVISEKTVCVMDASGRVGSALVRRLLRRGYTVHAALHGEYEIVEGVCCNKKKLRVFPADPLDYHSIMDALKGCSALFYSFEPPSDHPNYDEYMADVEVRAAHNVLEACAQTDTIEKVVFTSSITAVIWRDDRNSTPSDLDERNWSDVNFCRKFKLWHGVSKTLAERTAWALAMDRGVNMVSINGGLLMADHLTISNPYLKGAAEMFEDGVFVTVDLNFLVDAHISVFEDSSSYGRYLCFNHVINSNQDAIHLANMLLPPSQSTPPPQSLEDTRVYQQRISNKKLNKLMVDFRSEVEVE, encoded by the exons ATGGCGCCTTCGTCGTTGCCGGACGAGGTCATCTCAGAGAAGACGGTCTGCGTAATGGACGCCTCCGGCCGAGTCGGCTCCGCGCTCGTGCGGAGGCTCCTCCGCCGCGGCTACACTGTCCACGCCGCTCTCCACG GTGAATATGAAATAGTGGAAGGGGTATGTTGCAATAAGAAGAAATTGAGGGTTTTTCCAGCAGACCCCTTGGATTATCACAGCATCATGGACGCCTTGAAAGGCTGCTCTGCCCTGTTCTACTCCTTTGAGCCGCCTTCTGATCATCCCAATTATGAT GAATATATGGCCGACGTGGAGGTGAGGGCAGCACACAATGTACTCGAAGCGTGCGCACAGACGGACACGATAGAGAAGGTCGTTTTCACATCCTCCATCACGGCCGTTATCTGGAGAGACGACCGTAACTCCACGCCGTCAGATCTTGACGAGAGAAACTGGAGCGACGTTAACTTTTGTAGAAAATTCAAG CTATGGCATGGGGTATCAAAGACACTAGCAGAGAGGACAGCATGGGCACTAGCGATGGACAGGGGAGTGAACATGGTGTCTATAAATGGAGGGCTGCTCATGGCAGACCATCTCACCATCTCCAACCCCTACTTGAAAGGAGCTGCTGAGATGTTCGAAGATGGAGTGTTTGTGACTGTGGATCTCAACTTCTTGGTTGATGCCCACATCTCTGTTTTTGAAGATTCTTCCTCCTATGGCCGCTACCTCTGCTTCAACCATGTCATCAATTCTAACCAAGATGCCATTCACCTTGCCAACATGCTTCTACCTCCTTCTCAATCAACCCCTCCTCCTCAAAG TTTGGAGGATACAAGAGTTTATCAACAAAGGATAAGCAACAAGAAGCTTAACAAGCTTATGGTGGATTTTAGAAGTGAAGTCGAAGTTGAATGA